A section of the Streptomyces sp. SCL15-4 genome encodes:
- a CDS encoding YbaK/EbsC family protein translates to MTTTDTAAHDPGAHPRFAEALRALGLDGLLARTRRFPEATRTAAEAAAAIGCEPDRICKSLVFAADGVPVLVLMDGASRVDVERVREELGAGEVGRADARVVRETTGYAIGGVPPFGHRTRTRVLADRALLEHDLVWAAAGTPYTVFPVAPRDLLLYAGATVADVRERTA, encoded by the coding sequence ATGACGACGACGGACACCGCCGCCCACGACCCCGGAGCCCACCCCCGGTTCGCCGAAGCGCTGCGGGCGCTCGGGCTGGACGGCCTCCTCGCCCGCACCCGCCGCTTCCCGGAGGCCACCCGGACCGCGGCCGAGGCCGCCGCCGCGATCGGGTGCGAGCCGGACCGGATCTGCAAGTCCCTGGTCTTCGCCGCCGACGGGGTGCCGGTGCTGGTGCTGATGGACGGGGCCTCGCGGGTGGACGTGGAGCGGGTGCGGGAGGAACTGGGCGCCGGGGAGGTCGGCCGGGCCGACGCGCGGGTCGTGCGGGAGACCACCGGGTACGCCATCGGCGGGGTGCCGCCCTTCGGGCACCGTACGCGCACCCGGGTCCTCGCCGACCGCGCTCTGCTGGAGCACGACCTGGTGTGGGCGGCGGCCGGGACGCCGTACACCGTCTTCCCCGTGGCGCCGCGGGACCTCCTGCTGTACGCGGGCGCCACCGTCGCCGACGTGCGCGAGCGCACCGCCTGA
- a CDS encoding DUF1876 domain-containing protein: MMHTAVGWHVELEFKEEDDLHTRAAALVRLPDGTEVRAHGRASRHQVDANQPRVGEEIAGARALNELAMRLLTKAHEEIDSASGRTSHPIHV; the protein is encoded by the coding sequence ATGATGCACACCGCTGTCGGATGGCACGTCGAGCTGGAGTTCAAGGAGGAGGACGACCTGCACACGCGCGCGGCGGCCCTGGTGCGTCTGCCCGACGGCACCGAGGTACGGGCGCACGGCCGGGCCAGCAGGCACCAGGTCGACGCGAACCAGCCCCGGGTCGGCGAGGAGATCGCCGGCGCCCGCGCCCTGAACGAGCTGGCCATGCGGCTGCTGACCAAGGCCCACGAGGAGATCGACTCGGCGTCCGGACGGACCTCGCACCCGATCCACGTCTGA
- a CDS encoding serine hydrolase domain-containing protein has translation MDVNGTVAGGFEPVGEAFAANFARLGERGAAVTVYRDGHRVVHLWAGSRDIDGGAGAAPWEPGTAQVVRSATKGVAAAALLLLHQRGELDLDAPVGTYWPEFKAAGKDRTRVWHLLAHRAGVPVLDRPLTPAEAADPDLGAAAVAAQAPVWEPGTDHGYHAQTYSWLTGELLRRVTGRPVGAWIAEEIAGPVGAELWLGLPEAERARAGRVGPAEAPETAGGPRIRPKRAMAEAYADPDSLTRRAFAAITPLPDENDPGYRAAALPASNGIATADGLARFYAALIGEVDGGRRLFTQDTMELARAERSAGPDRVLVAGTRFGLGYMLHGAASPLLSPGSFGHPGRGGALAFADPESGIAFGYVTNGFRAGVTADPRAQALVRAVRTALA, from the coding sequence GTGGACGTGAACGGCACAGTGGCCGGGGGCTTCGAGCCGGTCGGGGAGGCGTTCGCCGCGAACTTCGCGCGGCTCGGCGAGCGCGGCGCGGCCGTCACGGTCTACCGCGACGGTCACCGGGTGGTGCACCTGTGGGCCGGCAGCCGGGACATCGACGGCGGGGCCGGCGCGGCGCCCTGGGAGCCCGGCACCGCGCAGGTCGTGCGCTCGGCCACCAAGGGCGTGGCCGCCGCCGCCCTGCTGCTCCTGCACCAGCGCGGCGAACTGGACCTGGACGCGCCCGTCGGCACGTACTGGCCCGAGTTCAAGGCGGCCGGCAAGGACCGCACACGGGTGTGGCACCTGCTGGCGCACCGGGCGGGCGTGCCCGTGCTGGACCGTCCGCTGACCCCGGCCGAGGCCGCCGACCCCGACCTCGGCGCCGCGGCCGTCGCCGCCCAGGCGCCGGTGTGGGAGCCGGGCACGGACCACGGCTACCACGCCCAGACCTACAGCTGGCTCACCGGCGAACTGCTCCGCCGGGTCACCGGCCGCCCGGTGGGCGCGTGGATCGCCGAGGAGATCGCCGGGCCCGTCGGCGCGGAGCTGTGGCTCGGGCTGCCGGAGGCGGAGCGGGCGCGGGCGGGCCGGGTCGGGCCGGCCGAGGCGCCCGAGACGGCGGGCGGACCGAGGATCCGGCCCAAGCGCGCGATGGCCGAGGCCTACGCCGACCCCGACTCCCTCACCCGCCGCGCCTTCGCCGCGATCACCCCGCTGCCGGACGAGAACGACCCCGGCTACCGGGCCGCCGCCCTGCCCGCCTCCAACGGCATCGCCACGGCCGACGGCCTGGCCCGCTTCTACGCCGCGCTGATCGGCGAGGTGGACGGCGGCAGGCGCCTGTTCACCCAGGACACCATGGAGCTGGCCCGCGCCGAGCGGTCCGCCGGGCCGGACCGGGTGCTGGTGGCCGGCACCCGCTTCGGCCTCGGCTACATGCTGCACGGCGCCGCGTCCCCGCTGCTCTCCCCCGGCTCCTTCGGCCACCCCGGCCGCGGCGGCGCCCTCGCCTTCGCCGACCCGGAGTCCGGCATCGCCTTCGGCTACGTCACCAACGGCTTCCGCGCCGGCGTGACGGCGGACCCGAGGGCGCAGGCGCTGGTGCGGGCCGTCCGCACGGCGCTCGCCTGA
- a CDS encoding ABC transporter ATP-binding protein, which translates to MVPVTASLEVSGLAFAYPDGHQALFGVDFTIARGERVALLGPNGAGKTTLVLHLNGILSGGTGTVTVAGLPVGRQHMAAIRQKVGIVFQDPDDQLFMPTVREDVAFGPAAAGIKGAALRERVRTALELVGMQDFADRPPHHLSFGQRRRVAVATVLAMEPEILVLDEPSSNLDPASRRELADILRSLDVTVLMVTHDLPYALELCPRALILSDGVIAADGPTAELLSDDGLMRAHRLELPFGFDPRSVTTGA; encoded by the coding sequence ATGGTTCCTGTGACTGCTTCTCTGGAGGTCTCCGGCCTCGCCTTCGCCTACCCGGACGGACACCAGGCGCTGTTCGGCGTGGACTTCACCATCGCGCGCGGCGAACGGGTCGCCCTGCTCGGCCCCAACGGCGCCGGCAAGACCACCCTGGTGCTGCACCTCAACGGCATCCTGAGCGGCGGCACGGGCACGGTGACCGTGGCCGGGCTGCCCGTCGGCAGGCAGCACATGGCCGCGATCCGGCAGAAGGTCGGCATCGTCTTCCAGGACCCGGACGACCAGCTGTTCATGCCGACCGTGCGGGAGGACGTGGCGTTCGGTCCGGCCGCCGCCGGGATCAAGGGAGCCGCGCTCCGGGAGCGGGTGCGCACCGCGCTGGAGCTGGTCGGGATGCAGGACTTCGCCGACCGGCCGCCGCACCACCTGTCCTTCGGGCAGCGCCGCCGGGTCGCGGTGGCCACCGTGCTCGCCATGGAGCCGGAGATCCTGGTCCTGGACGAGCCGTCGTCCAACCTGGACCCGGCCTCCCGCCGGGAACTCGCCGACATCCTGCGCTCCCTGGACGTGACGGTCCTCATGGTCACGCACGACCTGCCGTACGCGCTGGAGCTGTGCCCGCGCGCCCTGATCCTCAGCGACGGCGTGATCGCGGCGGACGGCCCCACCGCGGAGCTGCTGTCCGACGACGGGCTGATGCGGGCGCACCGGCTGGAGCTGCCGTTCGGCTTCGACCCGAGGTCCGTGACCACGGGCGCGTGA
- the cbiQ gene encoding cobalt ECF transporter T component CbiQ produces the protein MGAGHAHRLYRHGHSPVHGLPPHTKLAAAFLFVVVVVSTPREAMWAFAVYAVLLASVAYHARVPVGFLLRRLLIEVPFVTFAVLMPFVAEGERVHVLGLSLSVNGLWGAWNVLAKGTLGVAASVLLAATTELRELLLGLQRLKLPPLLVQIASFMIRYGDVITDEMRRMRIARESRGFEAKGVRHWGVLAKSAGALFIRSYERGERVHLAMVSRGYAGSMPVIDEVTASGAQWRHALALPCAALVVCLLGWFL, from the coding sequence GTGGGTGCCGGCCACGCGCACCGGCTGTACCGGCACGGGCACTCGCCCGTGCACGGGCTGCCGCCGCACACCAAGCTCGCCGCCGCGTTCCTGTTCGTGGTGGTCGTGGTGTCGACCCCGCGCGAGGCGATGTGGGCGTTCGCGGTCTACGCCGTCCTGCTCGCCTCCGTCGCGTACCACGCGCGCGTGCCCGTAGGATTCCTGCTCAGGCGGCTGCTGATCGAGGTGCCGTTCGTGACGTTCGCGGTGCTCATGCCGTTCGTGGCGGAGGGCGAGCGGGTGCACGTCCTCGGGCTCTCGCTCAGCGTGAACGGGCTGTGGGGCGCCTGGAACGTGCTCGCCAAGGGCACCCTCGGCGTCGCCGCCTCCGTGCTGCTGGCCGCCACCACCGAGCTGCGCGAACTGCTGCTGGGCCTGCAACGGCTGAAGCTGCCGCCGCTGCTCGTGCAGATCGCCTCCTTCATGATCCGCTACGGCGACGTCATCACCGACGAGATGCGCCGGATGCGGATCGCCCGGGAGTCGCGCGGCTTCGAGGCGAAGGGCGTGCGGCACTGGGGCGTGCTCGCCAAGTCCGCCGGCGCGCTGTTCATCCGCTCCTACGAACGCGGGGAGCGGGTGCACCTGGCCATGGTCAGCCGCGGGTACGCCGGATCGATGCCGGTCATCGACGAGGTGACCGCCTCCGGCGCCCAGTGGCGGCACGCCCTCGCACTCCCCTGCGCCGCCCTCGTCGTCTGTCTGCTGGGATGGTTCCTGTGA
- a CDS encoding energy-coupling factor ABC transporter permease — MHVPDGFIDAPTSAVTAVVAAGALAVSLRGARRELDERTAPLAGLVAAFIFAVQMLNFPVAAGTSGHLLGGALAAILVGPYTAVLCVSVVLLMQGVLFADGGLTALGVNITDMALVTTVVSYAVFRGLLAVLPRKRRSVTVASFVAALVSVPAAAVAFTLIYAVGGTTDVSIGKVATAMIGVHVLIGIGEAVITALTVGAVVAVRPDLVHGARGLRQRLRLRVNGALVDAPAAEPAVPAPAAARTSRRTLWVTGLVTSLVLAGFVSFYASANPDGLEKVAHDKGIDKKEEQHAAADSPLADYGVKDIADARLSGGLAGVIGVGVTVVAGSAVFWALRRRRTDDASPVNTSV, encoded by the coding sequence GCGGTGCCCGCCGCGAGCTGGACGAGCGCACCGCGCCGCTGGCGGGTCTGGTCGCGGCGTTCATCTTCGCCGTGCAGATGCTGAACTTCCCGGTCGCGGCCGGGACCAGCGGACATCTGCTGGGCGGAGCCCTGGCCGCGATCCTCGTCGGGCCGTACACGGCCGTGCTGTGCGTGTCCGTGGTGCTGTTGATGCAGGGCGTGCTGTTCGCCGACGGCGGCCTCACCGCGCTCGGCGTGAACATCACCGACATGGCGCTCGTCACCACCGTCGTGTCCTACGCCGTCTTCCGCGGCCTGCTCGCCGTGCTGCCCCGCAAGCGGCGCTCGGTGACGGTGGCCTCCTTCGTCGCCGCGCTGGTGTCCGTGCCCGCCGCCGCGGTCGCCTTCACCCTGATCTACGCCGTCGGCGGCACCACGGACGTCTCCATCGGCAAGGTCGCCACCGCGATGATCGGCGTGCACGTGCTCATCGGCATCGGCGAGGCGGTCATCACCGCGCTCACGGTCGGCGCCGTCGTCGCCGTCCGGCCCGACCTGGTGCACGGCGCGCGCGGCCTGCGCCAGCGGCTCCGGCTGCGGGTGAACGGTGCCCTGGTGGACGCCCCCGCGGCCGAGCCCGCCGTCCCGGCGCCCGCGGCGGCGCGCACCTCGCGGCGCACGCTGTGGGTGACCGGCCTCGTCACCTCCCTGGTGCTGGCCGGCTTCGTCAGCTTCTACGCCTCCGCCAACCCCGACGGCCTGGAGAAGGTCGCGCACGACAAGGGGATCGACAAGAAGGAGGAGCAGCACGCCGCGGCCGACTCGCCGCTGGCCGACTACGGCGTGAAGGACATCGCCGACGCCCGGCTGTCCGGCGGTCTCGCGGGCGTCATCGGCGTCGGCGTCACCGTCGTCGCGGGCAGCGCGGTGTTCTGGGCGCTGCGCCGGCGGCGCACCGACGACGCCTCGCCCGTGAACACGAGCGTCTGA